From a single Scomber japonicus isolate fScoJap1 chromosome 12, fScoJap1.pri, whole genome shotgun sequence genomic region:
- the LOC128368513 gene encoding retinol-binding protein 2-like isoform X1: protein MPVDFNGKWILETNNKFEEYLKALNIDFATRKIAISLSQTKVIVQDGEKFNFKTLSTFRNYELSFTVGEEFDEQTKGLDNRSIKCLVVWEGDKLVCTQKGEKANRAWKHWIEGDKLYLELSCEDVVCLQVFKKQE from the exons ATGCCTGTAGACTTCAATGGGAAATGGATACTGGAAACCAATAACAAATTTGAGGAATATTTGAAAGCATTGA ATATTGACTTTGCGACACGGAAAATCGCAATCTCCCTTTCTCAGACCAAAGTGATTGTCCAAGATGGAGAGAAATtcaactttaaaacactgaGCACCTTCAGGAACTATGAGCTCTCCTTCACTGTAGGAGAGGAGTTTGATGAGCAAACCAAAGGACTAGACAACAGAAGCATCAAG TGTCTGGTTGTCTGGGAGGGGGACAAACTGGTGTGCACCCAGAAAGGAGAGAAGGCCAACCGTGCCTGGAAGCACTGGATTGAAGGGGACAAACTCTATCTG GAGCTGTCGTGTGAAGATGTGGTTTGTCTTCAGGTGTtcaaaaaacaagaataa